The genomic interval GTGTTAATAAAAAAATAAAAGACTATATGTGGACTAAGGAACTAGAGGAAGCTATTCATTCTAATAAAACTATGCCCATTATTGATTGTATGCTTGATTATTTTAATGTATCTTTTCAATTAGATCGAGCTTTAGAATCTCGTAATAAGCAATTATTTTTAAGTCTTTCAGAGAAGAAAACAAAGTTATCTTTTCTTTATAATAGAATATCCGGAAAACTACCAGTTGGCTTATAGTTTTTATTTAGTACATATAACGATAATTGTAATATGAACCTTGTTATAGTAAAATCAGTCTATCAAGTAAAAGGTGGGATTGCTTATGCTATCGAAGTTAAATAAGAGCGCAAGTACAATGTTATCGAGTAACTTACACGAAGCATTAACTGATCAAATGAACTATGAATTTTATTCTGCCCATGTCTATACTGCGATGGCTTCTTACTGTAAAAGTGAAAATTATGATGGTTTCTCGAGTTTTTTCCTTGCTCAAGCCGAGGAAGAAAGAACTCATGGAATGAAGATTTATAATTACATCCATGATCGTGGAGAACAAGCGATTATTTCTGGTTTTGAACATCCAAATAATAAGTACGAATCTATTTTAGATGCTTTTGAAAAAGCACTAGAACATGAAAAAGAAGTGACGAGCCGAATCTATAATCTTTCT from Peribacillus asahii carries:
- a CDS encoding ferritin codes for the protein MLSSNLHEALTDQMNYEFYSAHVYTAMASYCKSENYDGFSSFFLAQAEEERTHGMKIYNYIHDRGEQAIISGFEHPNNKYESILDAFEKALEHEKEVTSRIYNLSDIAHDEKEYATISFLNWFLDEQVEEESLFNGIVQKLKQINNDSSSLFAYDSKMAKRTHTTRVE